A region of Beijerinckia sp. 28-YEA-48 DNA encodes the following proteins:
- a CDS encoding DsbA family protein, giving the protein MRFPDSMAGKIAAFAVVALLAFGVGILARSPAVVAPTTERTQVEAIIKDYLLKNPDVVRMALEEMERHTQAQEETRKQESVAKLSPQIFQSKYQTVLGNPDGKIQLAEFFDYNCGYCKRALSDLSQLMKDNPDLRVVLKEFPVLGPGSVEAAQVAIALKKQVDAPKYWEFHQKLLGGSRGPVSKAQALAVAEETGADLDKLQADMAGPDVRAGLSEVMNIAETLGLNGTPSYIVGSEIVVGAVGVEKLQDKISNLRKCGKTDCI; this is encoded by the coding sequence ATGCGTTTTCCTGATTCTATGGCCGGCAAGATCGCCGCCTTCGCGGTAGTCGCCCTCCTGGCCTTCGGCGTCGGGATCCTCGCCCGCAGCCCTGCCGTCGTCGCACCGACAACGGAACGGACGCAGGTCGAAGCCATCATCAAGGACTATCTGCTGAAGAACCCGGATGTGGTGCGGATGGCGCTTGAGGAGATGGAGCGGCACACCCAGGCGCAGGAAGAAACGCGCAAGCAAGAGTCCGTCGCCAAGCTCAGCCCGCAGATTTTCCAGTCCAAATATCAGACCGTTCTGGGCAATCCGGACGGCAAGATCCAGCTTGCGGAATTCTTCGATTACAATTGCGGCTATTGCAAACGCGCCCTCAGCGACCTCTCGCAGTTGATGAAGGACAACCCCGATCTACGTGTCGTCCTTAAGGAATTTCCAGTTCTTGGACCGGGCTCCGTCGAGGCTGCGCAAGTCGCCATCGCGCTCAAGAAACAGGTCGATGCCCCGAAATACTGGGAGTTCCACCAGAAACTTCTCGGTGGCAGCCGCGGCCCGGTCAGCAAGGCGCAGGCGCTCGCCGTCGCCGAGGAAACCGGCGCCGATCTCGACAAGCTGCAAGCCGACATGGCTGGCCCGGATGTCCGCGCGGGCCTCAGTGAAGTGATGAACATCGCCGAGACCCTCGGCCTGAACGGCACGCCGTCCTATATCGTCGGCTCCGAAATCGTCGTCGGCGCCGTCGGCGTGGAAAAGCTGCAGGACAAGATCAGCAACCTGCGCAAATGCGGCAAGACCGACTGCATCTAA
- a CDS encoding IclR family transcriptional regulator, which produces MTIAAIFWKCHPMTDLRQDDGDAKNVASVERALNLLLAFSIARPRMTLADLAEATGLYKSTILRLAQTLEALGFLSRSESGQYYLGSATLQLARLHQEAFEPAEVIIPALRLLVEETGESACFNIRNGDNRVCLYRIESHHRLRDHVTVGDVIPLKHGAAGHILEAFSGGEGARNAQIRKKGYSVSLAEVSQEVAAIAAPVFKTGGELAGAITVSGPRSRIDDDALKRLEGIILKTADILSKRLGSAHSIGP; this is translated from the coding sequence TTGACAATTGCCGCCATTTTTTGGAAGTGTCACCCCATGACAGACCTTAGACAGGACGATGGCGACGCCAAGAATGTTGCTTCGGTGGAGCGTGCGCTCAATCTGTTGCTGGCATTCTCGATCGCGCGGCCGCGCATGACGCTGGCCGACCTCGCGGAAGCGACGGGATTGTACAAGAGTACGATTTTACGCCTGGCTCAGACTCTTGAAGCGCTTGGATTTTTGTCTCGCAGCGAAAGTGGTCAGTACTATCTGGGCTCGGCCACGCTGCAGCTCGCGCGCTTGCATCAGGAAGCGTTCGAGCCCGCGGAGGTGATTATTCCGGCCCTGCGGCTATTGGTCGAAGAAACCGGCGAGAGCGCCTGCTTCAATATCCGCAATGGCGACAATCGCGTCTGCCTCTACCGCATCGAGTCGCATCATCGTCTCCGCGACCATGTCACGGTTGGCGACGTCATTCCGTTGAAGCACGGCGCTGCCGGTCACATCCTCGAAGCGTTTTCTGGTGGCGAAGGTGCGCGGAATGCTCAAATCCGAAAGAAGGGTTATTCGGTGAGCCTTGCCGAGGTCAGTCAGGAGGTCGCGGCGATCGCCGCCCCGGTCTTCAAGACCGGGGGAGAGTTAGCCGGCGCCATCACCGTCAGCGGGCCGAGAAGCCGGATTGACGATGATGCCTTGAAGCGCCTTGAAGGCATTATCCTCAAGACTGCGGATATCTTATCCAAGCGGCTGGGAAGCGCGCATTCCATAGGCCCATAG
- a CDS encoding M48 family metalloprotease has protein sequence MSRPLDFPPTISRRSPNAYSPMRLAAITLAYGLAISGIVTGTGIATGLPARAQEASQIIVRDAETEQLMRDYATPIFRAAGVNAGATRIILVQDRAFNAFVANGRKIFLNLGTIMEAKTPGEMIGVIAHETGHIAGGHLVRQRLELANAQIYSVAGLLLGAGAVVGASRSRQVGTDSGGAMGAILGPQEMVRRALLSYQRSEEQAADIAAVKYLNASGQSPKGLLTTLERFQNEMLFKSQALDPYLLSHPLPAERVSNLQQQARRSPNFDKPDNPALQARHDLVRAKVIAFVGNTSETGRRYPLSDTSLAARYARAVAAYRNGRLPDALGQIDALIATQPNNAYFHELKGQALLEAGRAGQAIEPLRRAAALAPRGVPIRVMLGHAYVATNNPTYANDAIRVLTRTTQEEDDNAEAFQFLAMAYERKGDQANAMLSAAQGLFLVGKFVEARTQADRAKRLFKDNSPGWLKADDILEYRPPKD, from the coding sequence ATGTCCCGCCCGCTGGACTTCCCGCCAACGATCTCCCGGCGCAGCCCTAACGCGTATTCGCCCATGCGCCTAGCCGCGATCACCCTGGCCTACGGCCTCGCCATATCAGGGATTGTGACAGGAACAGGGATTGCGACAGGCCTGCCAGCGCGCGCGCAGGAGGCCAGCCAGATCATCGTGCGCGATGCCGAGACCGAGCAATTGATGCGCGATTACGCCACGCCGATTTTCCGCGCGGCGGGCGTCAATGCCGGCGCGACACGGATCATCCTGGTGCAGGACCGCGCCTTCAACGCTTTCGTCGCCAACGGCCGCAAGATTTTCCTCAATCTCGGCACGATCATGGAAGCAAAAACGCCCGGCGAGATGATCGGCGTCATCGCCCATGAGACCGGCCATATCGCCGGCGGCCATCTGGTGCGCCAGCGTCTCGAATTGGCCAATGCGCAGATCTATTCGGTCGCCGGCCTGCTGCTCGGCGCCGGCGCGGTGGTCGGAGCCTCTCGCAGCCGTCAGGTCGGCACGGACTCCGGCGGCGCCATGGGCGCCATTCTCGGGCCGCAGGAAATGGTGCGGCGCGCCTTGCTCTCCTATCAACGCAGCGAGGAACAGGCCGCCGACATCGCCGCCGTCAAATATCTCAATGCCTCCGGCCAATCGCCCAAGGGCCTGCTGACAACCCTTGAGCGCTTTCAAAATGAAATGCTGTTCAAGTCGCAGGCGCTCGATCCCTATCTGCTCTCCCATCCGCTGCCAGCCGAGCGCGTTTCCAATCTGCAGCAGCAAGCGCGCCGCAGTCCGAATTTCGACAAACCGGACAATCCAGCGTTGCAGGCGCGGCATGATCTGGTGCGCGCCAAGGTGATTGCCTTCGTTGGCAACACTTCGGAGACCGGCCGGCGCTATCCCTTGAGCGACACGTCGTTGGCGGCGCGCTACGCCCGCGCCGTCGCCGCCTATCGCAACGGCCGCCTGCCCGATGCGTTGGGGCAGATCGATGCGCTGATCGCGACGCAGCCCAACAATGCCTATTTCCACGAGTTGAAAGGCCAGGCCCTGCTCGAAGCCGGCCGTGCTGGCCAGGCGATCGAGCCGCTGCGCCGCGCCGCGGCCCTGGCGCCACGCGGCGTGCCGATCCGCGTTATGCTCGGCCATGCTTATGTGGCGACCAACAATCCGACCTATGCCAATGACGCGATCCGCGTCCTCACCCGCACCACCCAGGAAGAAGACGACAACGCCGAGGCCTTCCAATTCCTCGCCATGGCCTATGAGCGCAAGGGCGACCAGGCCAATGCCATGCTCAGCGCCGCCCAGGGTCTGTTCCTCGTCGGCAAATTCGTCGAAGCTCGCACCCAGGCCGATCGCGCCAAGCGCCTGTTCAAGGACAACTCCCCCGGCTGGCTGAAGGCCGACGACATCCTCGAATACCGGCCGCCGAAGGACTGA
- a CDS encoding tripartite tricarboxylate transporter substrate-binding protein, which translates to MVSVAEAQSPAFYKGKTITIIVGFSPGGGYDLSARTISRYIGKYIPGNPTVVVQNMPGAGSLTAINYLSNISLKDGTSLGTFSRGIAFEPLLGNKSAQFDPRKLNWIGSPSRETNVVFVRQQAPIKVFDDLKTKEMVVATTGAGADTATFPRIVNTIFDTKLKIVTGYPGATETLLAVDRGEADGMAGLSWGYLKASRPAWIKQQQVRILMQLGLTKAPDLPDVPSSLDLVTDDSSRQLLQFFLARLEIAWPLAAPPNVPSERIEILRSAFQQTMKDPEFIAEAEKQSIDVSPVSGDEIANILSKVYATDPAIVERARQISDAAR; encoded by the coding sequence ATGGTCTCGGTTGCCGAGGCGCAAAGCCCAGCCTTTTACAAAGGCAAGACCATCACCATTATTGTCGGCTTTTCGCCGGGGGGCGGCTACGACCTCAGCGCGCGCACCATCAGTCGCTACATTGGAAAGTATATTCCGGGTAATCCCACCGTCGTCGTTCAAAACATGCCGGGCGCCGGCAGCCTGACGGCCATCAACTACCTTTCGAATATCTCCCTGAAAGATGGCACTTCTCTCGGCACATTTTCACGTGGCATCGCCTTCGAGCCGTTGCTCGGCAATAAAAGCGCACAGTTCGATCCGCGTAAGTTGAATTGGATCGGCAGCCCGAGCCGCGAGACCAATGTGGTCTTTGTCCGTCAACAAGCGCCCATCAAAGTCTTTGATGATCTCAAGACAAAAGAAATGGTCGTCGCGACCACGGGAGCAGGTGCTGATACCGCGACATTTCCGCGTATCGTCAATACGATTTTTGACACCAAGTTGAAGATTGTGACGGGCTATCCGGGCGCCACGGAGACGCTGCTGGCGGTTGATCGCGGCGAAGCTGATGGCATGGCCGGGCTGTCCTGGGGATATTTGAAAGCCAGCCGCCCAGCTTGGATCAAGCAACAGCAAGTTCGCATCCTGATGCAGCTTGGTCTGACCAAAGCGCCCGACTTGCCGGACGTTCCGTCATCCCTGGATCTGGTCACCGATGACAGCAGCCGCCAATTGCTCCAGTTTTTTCTCGCGCGGCTCGAGATCGCATGGCCCTTGGCTGCGCCGCCCAACGTTCCAAGCGAACGCATCGAAATTCTTCGCTCTGCTTTCCAGCAGACCATGAAGGATCCCGAGTTTATCGCGGAAGCTGAAAAGCAGTCGATCGATGTCTCTCCGGTTTCGGGCGACGAAATCGCGAACATTCTATCGAAGGTCTACGCCACCGATCCGGCCATCGTGGAGCGCGCCCGCCAAATCTCCGACGCCGCGCGCTAA
- a CDS encoding FAD-dependent monooxygenase: MKSHYQIIIVGGGPVGVGLATEFGQRGVSCLLVEPRTTLSKVPKGQNLTQRTLEHFATWGLEKELRAARLMPKGYPIGELTAYGNLTSDYWHAPAGRELVRAFYAQDNERLPQYQMEAVLRKNVVTLASVDTLFGWEAGPVVQDANGVRVEIRSIDTNERVLVSGDYLVGCDGAHSTVRTQLGIERNKQDYEQNMLLAVFRSPELSKYLERFPQRSTYRVLRPELKGYWQFFGRISEPDEWFFHAPVPMDADIKTFDSVGLIREAAGFDCNCDFEHVSFWKMRVAVAEQYQLGRIFIAGDAAHSHPPYGGFGLNNGLEDIRNLGWKIAARVQGWGSDRLLESYSIERRPVFWETADDFITSRIKRDAAFLDRYNPQVDKTEFETAWQGYATDIGSRFQQYEPNYEGSPVVCGPVGGVNTAHGTHAVRARAGHHLAPVPMSSGRNSFEELGFDFTLLAFGAPDDDVASFTSAAADLGIPLKVVRDSLDGGRESYEANLILVRPDQYVVWRSDLNHVDAASILARATGRS, translated from the coding sequence GTGAAAAGTCACTATCAGATCATCATCGTTGGCGGCGGTCCCGTCGGTGTCGGGCTCGCCACCGAATTCGGGCAACGCGGTGTTTCGTGTTTGCTCGTCGAGCCGCGCACAACACTGAGCAAAGTGCCAAAAGGGCAGAACCTCACGCAACGGACCCTTGAACATTTTGCGACATGGGGCTTGGAAAAAGAACTTCGCGCCGCGCGCCTCATGCCGAAGGGCTATCCGATTGGTGAGTTGACCGCCTACGGCAATTTAACCAGCGACTATTGGCATGCGCCTGCAGGGCGCGAGCTTGTCCGTGCTTTCTACGCGCAAGATAACGAACGTCTCCCGCAATATCAGATGGAAGCCGTTCTTCGTAAGAACGTCGTCACGCTTGCCTCTGTTGACACGCTGTTTGGATGGGAGGCTGGCCCTGTTGTCCAAGATGCCAACGGTGTGCGCGTCGAAATTCGCTCGATCGATACAAACGAGCGGGTTTTGGTCTCCGGCGATTATCTGGTGGGGTGTGATGGCGCCCATTCCACGGTCAGAACCCAATTGGGGATCGAGCGAAACAAGCAGGATTACGAGCAGAACATGCTTCTGGCCGTGTTCCGCTCCCCGGAATTGAGCAAGTATCTCGAGAGATTTCCGCAACGCTCGACCTATCGCGTGCTCCGACCCGAGTTGAAGGGATACTGGCAGTTCTTTGGGCGGATTTCAGAACCGGACGAATGGTTTTTTCATGCCCCGGTGCCGATGGACGCGGATATCAAAACCTTCGATTCCGTGGGCCTTATTCGTGAAGCGGCGGGCTTCGACTGCAACTGCGATTTCGAGCATGTTTCATTTTGGAAAATGCGTGTCGCGGTCGCCGAGCAGTATCAACTTGGCCGGATCTTCATTGCTGGCGATGCGGCGCACAGCCATCCGCCCTATGGCGGATTTGGACTGAACAACGGATTGGAAGACATCCGGAACTTGGGGTGGAAGATCGCAGCCCGTGTGCAAGGGTGGGGAAGCGATCGCCTGCTTGAGAGCTACAGCATCGAACGCCGCCCGGTGTTTTGGGAAACGGCGGATGATTTTATTACCAGCCGCATCAAGCGCGACGCTGCATTCCTTGATCGTTATAATCCGCAGGTCGACAAAACCGAGTTTGAAACGGCCTGGCAGGGTTACGCAACGGACATTGGCTCGCGGTTCCAGCAGTATGAGCCAAATTACGAGGGCTCGCCCGTCGTCTGTGGTCCGGTTGGCGGGGTGAATACGGCGCACGGAACGCATGCTGTGCGTGCCCGGGCGGGACATCATCTGGCGCCCGTGCCGATGTCATCGGGCCGCAATAGTTTTGAAGAGCTGGGCTTCGATTTTACGCTTCTGGCCTTTGGCGCACCTGACGACGATGTTGCATCGTTCACGTCAGCGGCCGCCGATTTGGGCATACCGCTTAAAGTTGTCCGCGACAGCTTGGATGGCGGGCGTGA
- a CDS encoding aminotransferase class I/II-fold pyridoxal phosphate-dependent enzyme, with protein sequence MATERWQGQERALPGRLRNQAALRSQVAPFLAMEVFKEAAALESGGRRIIRMEAGEPSAPAPRIVREAAIRALETGRIGYTQSLGLPSLRARIAQHYHDTYGVHVPMERVAVTTGSSGGFILAFLSLFDAGARVAVASPGYPAYRNILEAIDVNVVALETSARDRHVVTAAIIEAAHAQQPLDGVLLMSPANPTGTMMTDAALAEIGATCRRLGIAFVSDEIYHGLTYERPAQTALAFDDQAIVVNSFSKYYCMTGWRIGWLVLPEWLTRSVERLAQSFAISPPTLSQIAAEKAFDAIDELEIVKAGYARNRALLIKELPHIGLGDFHPVDGAFYVYCNVSRFTNDSLDFCKRMLNEAGVAATPGVDFDRQHGSSAVRFSFAGSQDDIAEALDRLQRWLPKS encoded by the coding sequence ATGGCGACAGAACGGTGGCAGGGACAAGAGCGAGCATTGCCCGGCAGGTTGCGTAACCAGGCTGCGTTGCGCAGCCAAGTGGCGCCATTCCTTGCCATGGAGGTGTTCAAGGAGGCCGCCGCGCTGGAAAGCGGCGGGCGCCGCATCATCCGCATGGAAGCAGGCGAGCCATCGGCGCCGGCGCCGCGCATCGTGCGCGAGGCTGCCATCCGTGCGCTCGAAACTGGCCGCATCGGCTATACCCAGTCGCTGGGCCTGCCGTCGCTGCGCGCGCGCATCGCCCAGCACTATCACGACACCTATGGCGTTCACGTGCCGATGGAGCGGGTGGCGGTGACGACCGGCTCGTCCGGCGGTTTCATTCTGGCATTTTTGTCACTGTTCGACGCCGGAGCGCGCGTGGCCGTCGCTTCGCCGGGCTATCCGGCCTATCGCAACATCCTCGAGGCCATCGATGTGAACGTGGTGGCGCTCGAAACGTCCGCCCGTGACCGTCATGTGGTGACGGCGGCGATAATCGAGGCGGCCCATGCGCAGCAACCGCTCGATGGCGTGCTGCTGATGAGCCCGGCCAATCCGACCGGCACGATGATGACCGATGCGGCGCTGGCAGAGATCGGCGCCACCTGCCGACGGCTCGGCATCGCCTTCGTTTCCGACGAAATCTATCATGGCCTGACCTATGAACGGCCGGCGCAGACGGCGCTGGCCTTCGACGATCAGGCGATCGTCGTCAATTCCTTCTCCAAGTATTATTGCATGACCGGCTGGCGCATCGGCTGGCTGGTGTTGCCGGAATGGCTGACGCGCTCGGTCGAGCGGTTGGCGCAGAGTTTCGCCATTTCGCCGCCGACCCTGAGCCAGATCGCGGCTGAGAAGGCTTTCGATGCCATCGACGAACTCGAAATCGTCAAAGCCGGCTACGCCCGCAATCGCGCCTTGCTGATCAAGGAGCTGCCGCACATCGGTCTCGGCGACTTTCATCCGGTCGACGGCGCTTTCTACGTCTATTGCAACGTCAGCCGCTTCACCAACGACTCGCTTGATTTCTGCAAGCGCATGCTGAACGAGGCTGGCGTCGCTGCAACACCCGGTGTCGATTTCGACCGCCAACATGGCTCAAGCGCCGTGCGCTTTTCCTTCGCCGGTTCGCAGGATGACATCGCCGAGGCGCTGGATCGTCTGCAGCGCTGGCTGCCGAAATCATAG